A window from Agrobacterium tumefaciens encodes these proteins:
- the cmk gene encoding (d)CMP kinase, producing the protein MTFTIAIDGPAAAGKGTLSRRIAETYGFHHLDTGLTYRATAKALLDAGLPLDNEAVAEKMALELDLAGLDRTVLSRHEIGEAASKIAVMTPVRRALVKAQQLFALREPGTVLDGRDIGTVVCPEAPVKLYVTASADVRARRRYDEILANGGNDDYDAIFAEVKKRDERDMGRADSPLRPAEDAHLLDTSEMSIEAAFQAARTIIDAALKR; encoded by the coding sequence ATGACCTTTACGATTGCCATAGACGGGCCGGCTGCGGCGGGCAAAGGAACGCTTTCGCGCAGGATCGCGGAGACCTATGGCTTTCATCATCTCGATACCGGGCTGACCTACAGGGCAACCGCCAAGGCGCTTCTGGATGCCGGCCTGCCGCTCGATAACGAGGCGGTGGCGGAAAAAATGGCGCTGGAACTCGACCTTGCCGGGCTCGACCGCACCGTTCTTTCCCGGCACGAGATTGGCGAGGCTGCGTCGAAAATTGCTGTGATGACGCCGGTGAGACGTGCGCTCGTCAAGGCCCAGCAGCTTTTTGCCTTGAGGGAGCCGGGCACGGTTCTGGATGGCCGCGATATCGGAACGGTTGTCTGCCCTGAGGCGCCGGTGAAGCTTTACGTCACGGCCTCCGCCGACGTGCGGGCACGGCGCCGTTACGATGAAATTCTGGCCAATGGCGGTAATGACGATTATGATGCCATTTTCGCCGAGGTGAAAAAGCGCGATGAGCGCGACATGGGCCGCGCCGACAGCCCGTTGAGGCCTGCGGAAGACGCGCACTTGCTAGATACGTCGGAAATGAGTATAGAGGCGGCGTTTCAGGCCGCGCGCACGATTATCGACGCCGCCCTGAAGAGATAG
- the rpsA gene encoding 30S ribosomal protein S1, with protein sequence MSVSTPTRDDFAALLEESFASNDLAEGYVAKGIVTAIEKDVAIVDVGLKVEGRVPLKEFGAKSKDGTLKVGDEVEVYVERIENALGEAVLSREKARREESWVKLEAKFEAGERVEGVIFNQVKGGFTVDLDGAVAFLPRSQVDIRPIRDVTPLMHNPQPFEILKMDKRRGNIVVSRRTVLEESRAEQRSEIVQNLEEGQVVDGVVKNITDYGAFVDLGGIDGLLHVTDMAWRRVNHPSEILNIGQQVKVQIIRINQETHRISLGMKQLESDPWDGISAKYPVGKKISGTVTNITDYGAFVELEPGIEGLIHISEMSWTKKNVHPGKILSTSQEVDVVVLEVDPSKRRISLGLKQTLENPWQAFAFSHPAGTEVEGEVKNKTEFGLFIGLEGDVDGMVHLSDLDWNRPGEQVIEEFNKGDVVKAVVLDVDVEKERISLGIKQLGKDAVGEAATSGDLRKNAVVSCEVIAVNDGGVEVKLVNHEDITSFIRRNDLARDRDDQRPERFAVGQVFDARVVNFSKKDRKVMLSIKALEIAEEKEAVAQFGSSDSGASLGDILGAALKNRGE encoded by the coding sequence ATGTCAGTATCTACCCCCACGCGCGACGATTTCGCAGCGCTTCTCGAAGAATCCTTTGCCTCTAACGATCTTGCCGAAGGCTATGTTGCCAAGGGTATCGTCACGGCAATCGAGAAGGACGTCGCGATCGTTGACGTCGGTCTGAAGGTCGAAGGTCGCGTTCCGCTCAAGGAATTCGGCGCGAAGTCCAAGGACGGCACGCTGAAGGTCGGCGACGAAGTCGAAGTTTACGTCGAGCGCATCGAAAACGCTCTCGGCGAAGCTGTTCTGTCGCGCGAGAAGGCTCGCCGCGAAGAAAGCTGGGTCAAGCTCGAAGCCAAGTTCGAAGCTGGCGAGCGCGTCGAAGGCGTCATCTTCAACCAGGTCAAGGGTGGTTTCACCGTCGATCTGGACGGCGCTGTTGCCTTCCTTCCGCGTTCGCAGGTCGACATCCGTCCGATCCGCGACGTTACCCCGCTGATGCACAACCCGCAGCCCTTCGAAATCCTCAAGATGGACAAGCGTCGCGGCAACATCGTTGTCTCGCGCCGCACGGTTCTCGAAGAGTCGCGTGCCGAGCAGCGTTCTGAAATCGTTCAGAACCTCGAAGAAGGCCAGGTTGTTGACGGCGTCGTCAAGAACATCACCGATTACGGTGCGTTCGTTGACCTCGGCGGCATCGACGGCCTGCTGCACGTTACCGACATGGCATGGCGCCGCGTCAACCATCCTTCGGAAATCCTCAACATTGGCCAGCAGGTCAAGGTTCAGATCATCCGCATCAACCAGGAAACCCACCGTATCTCGCTCGGCATGAAGCAGCTCGAGTCGGATCCTTGGGATGGCATCTCCGCCAAGTACCCGGTTGGCAAGAAGATCTCCGGTACGGTCACGAACATCACCGACTACGGTGCATTCGTTGAGCTGGAGCCGGGCATCGAAGGCCTGATCCACATTTCCGAAATGTCCTGGACCAAGAAGAACGTACATCCCGGCAAGATCCTGTCCACGAGCCAGGAAGTTGACGTTGTCGTTCTCGAAGTCGATCCGTCCAAGCGCCGTATCTCGCTCGGCCTCAAGCAGACGCTGGAAAACCCGTGGCAGGCATTTGCCTTCAGCCATCCGGCCGGCACTGAAGTCGAAGGCGAAGTCAAGAACAAGACCGAATTCGGCCTGTTCATTGGCCTCGAAGGCGATGTTGACGGCATGGTTCACCTGTCGGATCTCGACTGGAACCGTCCGGGCGAACAGGTCATCGAAGAGTTCAACAAGGGTGACGTGGTCAAGGCCGTCGTTCTCGATGTTGACGTCGAAAAGGAACGCATCTCGCTCGGCATCAAGCAGCTCGGCAAGGATGCTGTCGGTGAAGCCGCAACCTCCGGCGACCTGCGCAAGAACGCAGTCGTTTCGTGCGAAGTCATCGCCGTTAACGACGGTGGTGTGGAAGTGAAGCTCGTCAACCACGAGGACATCACCTCCTTCATCCGCCGCAACGACCTCGCACGCGATCGTGACGATCAGCGTCCGGAGCGTTTCGCAGTTGGCCAGGTTTTCGACGCTCGCGTCGTCAACTTCTCGAAGAAGGACCGCAAGGTCATGCTTTCGATCAAGGCTCTGGAAATCGCTGAAGAGAAGGAAGCCGTCGCACAGTTCGGTTCTTCCGACTCGGGCGCTTCGCTAGGCGACATCCTCGGCGCGGCTCTGAAGAACCGCGGCGAATAA